The Bradyrhizobium sp. CCGB01 genome segment AGGCCGTCACCTTCAGGGCGATGATCAGCGCGATCAGGCCGATCGTCATGTCGTGAAAGAGATCGAGCACCATGGCGCCGTGGCCGGCCGCCAACACCTGCGGCGTGACGATGGCGAATCCGCCGACGATGAGGCCGCCGATCACCGGCCGCAGCCAGATCGGCAGCCAGGCGAACAGGCGCTCGAACATCGAAGACGAACGCATCACCGCGATGCCGACGCCGCTGGTCACGAGCGCGAGCCCGACCAGTGCCAGATATTGCTCGATGCCGACCGAACTGACCTTCGGGATCTCGAGGGAGTACGGCGCGCCGCCGAGCCATTGCGCGGTCAGGGCGCCGGCCAGCGAGGCCGCCAGGATCGGCGCGGCGCTGCCGACCGAATAGACGCCGACGATCAACTCGCAGGCATAGAAGGCGCCGGTGATCGGCGCGCCGAACGCCGCCGCGATCGCAGCGGCGGCGCCGCAACCGACGATCAGGCGCAAATCGTTGCGGCGTAGATTGAAGAACTTGCCGAACAGCGAGGCGATGCCCGAGCCGATCTGGGTGTAGCCGGCCTCGAGGCCGACCGAGGCGCCGCAGCCGTTCGAGATCAGCGTCTGGCTCGACACCACCACGCTGTCGCGCATCGACAGGTTGCCACCGCGCAACGCGTTGGCCTCGATCGGGTCGACCGCATTCGAGATCTTCATGCGCCGCCGCGACCATTCCATGATGCCGAGCGCGAGTCCGCCGAGCGCCGGCGCAATCAGCGCCGCCCAGGGACTGACGCGCGTATTGGCGGACAGGCGGACGTCGATTGGAATGCCATAGATCACCACGTGCGCAATCTGCGCGATCTCGGCCATCAGCGTCACGACCGCGCCGGCCAGCGTGCCGATCACGAGGGCAAGCGGGATCAGGTAGAATTCGTTGCTGCGCAGCAGCGCGCGCAGCCGAACCATGGTGCGGTTCGACCCCTTGCGATCGACGAGATGTCTGATCCGCACGAACACCTTTCCGCCCTAGCCTTCCGACATGCCGTAGCCGGCCATGCGCTGGCGGACACGTTCGATCTCGTCGCTGGGGAGCAGCGGCGGTTTCCCGATCTGGAGGCAGCCGTGATACTGCCGCGCCAGCGTTTCGACCTCGACGGCGAGCCACATCGCCTTGTCCAGCGTCTTGCCGAGCGCGATCATGCCGTGATGATCGAGCAGGCAGGCATGCCGCCCCACCAGCGCCCGCAACGCATGCTCGGAGAGCTCCGCCGTACCGAACGTGGCATAGGGCGCGCAGCGGATGCTGTCGCCACCGGCCGCCACGATCATGTAGTGCACGGGTGGAATCTCCATGCCCATGATCGCCAGGATGGTGCAATAGGTGGGATGGGCGTGGACGACAGCGTTGACGTCGTCCCGCGCCCTCAGGATGTCCAGGTGGAAGCGCCACTCGCTAGACGGCTTCTGGTCGGGCGCATGCGAGCCGTCCATCGCCATGAACACGATCTGGTCCGGCGTCATGGCATCGTAGGGCGTGCTGGTCGGCGTGATCAGAAGCCCGTCCGCATGCCGGACGCTGATATTGCCCGAGGTGCCCTGGTTGATGCCGAGCGCGTTCATGCGGCGGCAAGCGTCGATGATGGCCTGTCTCTTTGCGAGCTCGTCCGCTGTCATCGACATCTCGGTTTCTTCTCGATTTCTTCTCGATTTCTTGGCGATGGGCGCTTGTTAGACCCGAAGTACGTCAAAGCAATATGGCAGTGCAAGAGAAAGCGGACCGGATGAGGTCCCGTCGTGCCGGCTGTACCGTTACATCAGGAAACCAGCTGTAAAATCAGCACATTAGCAGATTGTCGCAGGTTCAGGAAAAGCTCGCCCTGACAGCCGCGATTCCGTTGATCACGAACTGCACCGAATAGGCCGCGAGCAGCATGCCGAGCACCCGCGACAGGACCGCGTTGCCGGTACGCCCGAGGGTGCGGGCGATCAGGCCCGCAGAGACGAAGCACAGCATGCAGAGCAGACAGACCGCGACCACGACAGCGATGATGATCGCGAGCCTGGCCCCATAGCCGGCATCGCCCGCCAGCAGCAGAGTGGTCGCGATCGCGCCGGGACCGGCCATCATCGGGATCGCCAGCGGAAACACCGCGACGTCGGAGGCATGCTCCGAGGTGGCCTTGTCGGCCTCGCGCGCCTCGCGGTGCGGACGGTCGCCGAAGATCATCTGGTAGGACACGCCGAACAGCAGCAGTCCGCCGGCGATCTGGAAGGCGGGGATGCCGATCCCGAGCTGGCGCAGCAGCCAGTTTCCGATCAACGCGATGACCACCAGAATCGACGCCGCGATCAACGGCGCGCGCAGCGCGATCGTGCGCTTGACCTTGTCGGGCATCCCGCCGGTCGCGGCCAGGAAGGCCGGCGCAAGGCCGACGGGATCAACCACCAGCAGCAGCGTCACGAAGGCGGACAGGGCGAAGTCAAGCATGGATCAGGCGTCTCGGGCGGGCGTCACTCGGGCGACCAGCCATAGCGGCTCGCGATCGCCTTCGCGAGGAACAATTGCTTTCGAAGAGTCTTTATCGCGAGAGGAATGAGGAAGGGCATGCCTTCCCGTGTCGCCTCATGAGGAGGATCTATGGCTAAACGAGCAAAGAAACGCACCACCAGGAAGACCGCCGCGCGCCGCCCACGTCAGGCGCCGAAGATGCTGAGCGACCTGTTCCTGGAAACGCTGAAGGACATCTATTTCGCCGAGAACAAGATCATCAAGACGCTGCCGAAGATGGCCAAGGCCGCGCATTCCAGGGATCTCGCCGCCGCCTTCAACAAGCATCTGCGCGAGACGCAGGGCCAAGTCAAACGTCTCGACCAGATCTTCAAGATGCTGGGCAAGCCCGCGCGCGGCAAGCCCTGCGAAGCGATCAACGGCATCACCGAAGAGGGCGCCGAGATCATGAAGGACTTCAAGAACGCCCCTGCCCTCGACGCCGGCCTGCTCGCCGCGGCGCAGGCCGTCGAGCATTACGAGATCTCCCGCTACGGCACGCTGCGCACCTGGGCCGAGGAGCTCGGCATGCCCGACGCGGCAAGGCTGCTTCAGGCCACGCTGGATGAGGAAGAGGCGACCGATCACACCCTGACCGAGCTCGCCACCTCCGTCATCAACCTCGAGGCGGAAGAAGGCTACCGCGCGGCCGCCTGATACGCGCGCCTGCCCTACTGTTGCCTCCGACGCCGCGGAACATCTCCGCGGCGTCGATGCGTTAGAGTGCAAGGGCCTCTTCCGGTCCGTGGGGCCAGGCATGCTCCAAACGCGCGATGCTGGAATTTTGGGGAACCATCCCCATATCCTCGTTTTCCAATCGCAGCGCCTTCCCCGAGTTTTGCCATGCAACCCAAAAATCCCCTCGACTGGATGCTGTCCGAAGCCCTGGACTCGCTGACCCGCGCCGAACGGCTGCGCCAGCAGTTCGGTCGTCAGGACGCCTGCTGGGAGCCGCCGATCGACGTGCTCGAGACCGAGCATGAGCTGCTGATCCTGGTGGCGCTTCCCGGGGTCAATCCCGACAATGTCGAGACGGTGATCCATGACGGCGTGCTCGTCGTCTCCGGCCAGCGCACGCTGCCGCCGGAGCTTCGCAACGCCCGCATCCACCGCCTCGAGCTGCCGCAGGGCCGCTTCGAGCGGCGCATCGCGCTTCCCCTTGGCCGCTACGCCATCAGCCGCTTCGTGATGGACGGCTGCGTCGCGCTGCGTCTCGCCAAATCCTGAGGTCGATCATGGCCACCGAACAGATGAATAACGAACAGACCAACTCTCAGAGCAATTCCGACGTGAAGATCCCCGAAGACGCGCTGATCATCATCCCCGTGCGCGAGATGGTGCTGTTTCCCGGCGCCATCGCGCCGATCGCGATCGGCCGGGCGAAGTCCATCGCCGCCGCGCAGCAGGCGCTGCGCGAGCAACGGCCGGTCGGCATCGTCCTGCAGCGCAGCCCCGAGATCGAGGAGCCCGGGCCGGACGATCTCTACCGGGTCGCGACCATCGCCAACATCGTGCGCTATATCACCGCGCCCGACGGCACCCATCACATCGTCTGCCAGGGCGTGCAGCGCGCGCGCATCCTCGACTTCCTGCCGGGGACGCCGTTCCCGGCTGCGCGCATCCAGCAGATCCCAGAGCCGACCACAAATTCGCCCGAGATCGAGGCGCGCGCGCTGAATCTGCAGCGCCAGGCCATCGAGGCGATCGAGCTGCTGCCGCAGTCGCCGCCCGAACTGGTCGCGATGTTCCAGAGCACCACCGCGCCCGGCGCGCTGGCGGATCTGGCGACCTCGTTCATGGACATCAAGCCGCAGGACAAGCAGGAGGTGCTGGAGACCATCGATCTCGCCTTGCGCGTCGAGAAGGTGTCGAAGCACCTGGCCGAGCGGCTGGAGGTGCTGCGCATCTCCAACGAGATCGGGCAGAAGACCCGCGCCAGCTTCGACGAGCGGCAGCGCGAGGCGATCCTGCGCGAGCAGATGGCGACGATCCAGCGCCAGCTGGGCGAAGGCGACGGCAAGGCGGCCGAGGTCGCCGAGCTGACGGCTGCCATCGCCAAGGCCAACATGCCGCCCGAGGCGGATGCGCATGCGAAGAAGGAGCTGCGCCGCTATGAGCGCATGCCGGAGGCTGCCGGTGAAGCCGGCATGGTCCGCACCTATCTCGACTGGCTGATCGAGCTGCCCTGGGCGCTGCCCGCGGAGAAGCCGATCGACATCACGGAAGCCCGCCGGATCCTGGATGCCGATCATTTCGGCCTGGAGAAGATCAAGAGCCGGATCATCGAATATCTGGCGGTGCGCAAGCTGGCCCCGCAGGGCAAGGCCCCGATCCTGTGCTTCGTCGGCCCGCCCGGCGTCGGCAAGACCTCGCTCGGCCAGTCCATCGCGCGTGCGATGGATCGCCCCTTCGTGCGCGTCAGCCTCGGCGGCGTGCATGACGAGGCCGAGATCCGCGGTCACCGCCGCACCTATATCGGCGCACTGCCCGGCAACATCATCCAGGGCATCAAGAAGGCCGGCACGCGGAACTGCGTCATGATGCTGGACGAGATCGACAAGATGGGCCGCGGCGTCCAGGGCGATCCTTCGGCTGCGATGCTGGAGGTGCTCGACCCCGAGCAGAACGGGACGTTCCGGGACAATTACCTGGGCGTGCCCTTCGACCTGTCGCGCGTGGTGTTCATCGCGACCGCCAACATGCTCGACCAGATTCCGGGTCCGCTGCTGGACCGCATGGAGCTGATCAGCCTCGCCGGTTACACCGAGGAGGAGAAGCTGGAGATCGCGCGGCGCTATCTGGTGCGGCGGCAGCTGGAGGCCAACGGCCTTTCGGCCGAGCAGGCCGAGATCGAGCCGGAGGCGCTGAAGCTGGTGGTCAAGGGCTACACCCGCGAAGCCGGCGTGCGCAATCTCGAGCGCGAGATCGGCAAGGTGTTCCGGCATGCCGCGGTGCAGGTCGCAGAAGGTACGGCTGCGAAGGTCGTGGTGACGCCGAAGGACATCGCCACCGTGCTCGGCCAGCCGCGCTTCGAAGGCGACATCGCGCAGCGCACCAGCATTCCGGGCGTGGCCACCGGCCTTGCCTGGACGCCGGTCGGCGGCGACATCCTGTTCATCGAGGCCTCGCGCGTGCCCGGCCGCGGCGGCATGATCCTGACCGGCCAGCTCGGCGACGTGATGCGCGAGAGCGTGCAGGCGGCGATGACGCTGGTGAAGAGCAAGGCTACGCAGCTCGGCATCGATCCCCAGGTGTTCGAGAAGAGCGACATCCACGTTCACGTCCCTGCGGGCGCAACCCCGAAGGACGGGCCGAGCGCGGGCGTTGCGATGTTCACGGCGCTGACGTCACTGCTCACCAATCGCACGGTGCGCAGCGACACCGCGATGACCGGCGAGATCTCGCTGCGCGGCCTGGTGCTGCCGGTCGGCGGCATCAAGGAGAAGGTGGTGGCTGCGGCCGCCGCCGGACTGAAGCGGGTGATGCTGCCGGCGCGCAACAAGCGGGACTACGACGACATCCCGAAGAGCGCGCGGGACAACCTCGAATTCATCTGGCTGGAGCGCGTCGACGAGGCCATTACGGCTGCGCTCGAGCCGGCTGATGCCAAGGTCGAGGCGGCGGAGTGAAGGTGATGAAGAAACTGCTGGAAAAAGCGAAGCGATCGCGGAAGACGCAGCGGCTGCGCCAGCTGCTCGATCGTGCCATCGACCGGGTTCGCGATGCGCTGGCGGCACCCGGGCCGCGGCTTCAGCCCGTTCCGGTCCGGGTGAAGCGCCGCAAGGGTTGAGCCCTCCGTCTCGAGCCCTTGCGGCAGCCCCAAACAAAAGGCCCCCTCCTAACCGAGGGGGCCCTTGCGTTGTTAGCCCACGGCGTCCTTGGCGGCCTTGACCGGGCGGGCGCGGACGATCTTCCGGGCCGGCTTGGCCTTGAACATCATCTCTTCACCCGTGAACGGGTTGGTACCCTTGCGCGCCTTGGTCGCGGGCTTCTTGATGACCACGAACTTGGCGAAGCCCGGCACCAGGAACAGGCCGTTCTTCTTGAGCTCTTTGTGACCGACATCGGTCAGCGTCTCCATGACGCTCTTGACGTCGCGCTTGGAAAGCTCGGTGGCGGTCGCAATCTTTTCGATCAGCTGCGATTTGGACATTTGGGTTGGCATCGTGTCTCCTCTGATTCGTTGCCGGTTGCATACTAGACCAACCGTTGAAGGCTTAGAGCCTTCTGCACAGTTTTGTCGCGGTTTTACGGGCTTTTTTGGCCCTCTCGGGCAAAAAACCCTGCTTTTCAGCGGCTTCCAGAGCGGAAGGAGCCTCCGGCAGCGGTTTTTGCCTTGTTTCAAAGGCCCGCACGTCGCCTTGCTAAAGCTGATTCGCTGCTTTCGACAAGCGACGACCGGCCTCTTTGCCGGAGGCCGGTCGCGATTCACCCTGAAAAATAGGGCTAGACGCGCTCGATGATGACGGCCGGAGCCATGCCACCGGCGGCGCACATGGTGACGAGACCGCGCTTGAGGTCACGCCGTTCGAGCTCGTCGAGCACGGTGCCGATCAGGATCGAGCCGGTGGCGCCGATGGGATGGCCGAGGGCGATCGAGCCGCCATTGACGTTGACCTTGGCGCGGTCGAGCTTGAGGTCACGGATGTACTTTTCCGCCACCACCGCAAACGCCTCGTTGATCTCGAACAGGTCGATGTCGTCGATGGTCAGCCCCGCCTTCGCCAGCACCTTGCGCGTGGCCGGCACCGGCGCGTTCAGCATCAGGGTCGGCGAGTCCCCCATGTTGGCCATCGCGACCACGCGCGCGCGGGCTTTCAGGCCATGCGCCTTGGCATAAGCGGGCGATGCAAGGAGGATCGCGGCAGCACCGTCGACGACGCCGGAGGAATTGCCGGCGTGATGCATGAAGTCGATGTTCAGGTCCGGATGTTTTTGCAGGATGAGACCGCGATAGGTCGTGCCCTTGTCGTCGAGCGCATAGTCGGCGATCGCGGGGAATGCCGGCTTCAATGCGGCCAGCCCTTCCATCGTGGTCTGCGGCCGCGGGTACTCTTCATGGTCGAGCGCGAGGCTGCCGTCCTCGCGATGCACAGGCACGAGGCTCTTCTTGAAGTAGCCGTTCGCCATCGCATGCGCCGCACGCTTCTGGCTTTCGAGGCCGAGCGCGTCGACGTCCTGCCGCGTGATCCCTTCGAGCGTCGCGATCGCATCGGCACAGACGCCCTGATGCGACTGCGGATGCCGCGCACGCAGGCGCAGATTGCCAGAGTCCATCATCATCGGACCGCCGCCGCGGCGCCCTTCCATCGACATCATCTCGCAGCCGCCGGCGATGACGAGATCTTCGGTGCCCGACATGATCGAGGCCGCGGCCATGTTGACGCTGGTGATGCCGGAGCCGCAGAAGCGGTCGAGCGTCACCGCGCTGGCGCGCACGTCGTAGCCGGCATCGAGCGCCGACATGCGGCCGAGATCGCCGCCTTGCGTCGCCACCTGCGCGCTGCAGCCCCAGACGATGTCATCGACATCGGCGGTGTCGATGCCGGTGCGGTCGGCGAGCGCGCGCAGCACGGTTGCACCGAGCTGCTGCGGATGAATGCCCGAGAGTGCTCCCTTGCCGGCCTTGCCGACGCCTCGCGGGGTCCGGCAGGCATCGATGATCAGCGCATCGGTCATGGGCGTTGTCCTCTTGTTATGAGTGTTGAGGACGGTTTTGAATCAGGGGGTGGGCGGAGTCAATGTGCGGCGCAGACCCTTCTCACCCGGATTTTCCGCTGCGCGGTTTGCGCACGAAAGCCTCCGCAACCTCATGGCCCGGCTTGACGGCGTCTGAACGCAATGGAAGCGACTACACCCCCGCCGCGTTCTTCGCGATCACGTTGCGGTAGAAGCTCGCGCTGAGCTTCGGTGTACGCACCTGCGTGTCGAAATTGACGTGATAGAGCCCGAACCGCTTGCCGAGCCCGAACACCCATTCGAAATTGTCCAGCAGGCTCCAGAGGAAATAGCCGCGTACCGGCACGCCTTCGGCGGTGGCGCGCTGGAGCTGGGCGAGATAGTTGCGCAGGTACATGATGCGGTCGGTGTCGTAGATCTTGCCGTCAGGCGACACCACGTCGTCGCTGGAGGTGCCGTTCTCGGTGATGTAGATCGCATCCGTCTTCCAGATCTTCGCCGCCAGCTTCGGCACCCAGTAGATCGTCTCCGGCGCGATCCGGAGCCAGTCCGAACTCATATGCGGGAACGATTTCGGGATCGGCAGCGGCATGAAGCCTGCGCCCTGGTCGGAGGGCACCACGTAGTTCTGCGGCGCGTAGATGTTGAGGCCAAGGAAGTCGACCGGTGAGGAGATGATCTTCAGCTCGGCGTCGGTGTATTTCGGCGCATTGGCGCCCGCATATTTCAGGAAGGCGTCGGTGTATTGGCCCGTCATGATGACGTTGAGATAACCGGCATTCATCTCGCGCAGCGCAATCTCGGCGGCGCGGACATGCTCGGGCGTGTCGATCGCGGGAACGCAGACGTCGATGTTCTCGGCCGGCCCCACCCGTGTGCCGCGGCGGCCACGGGCTCGCACCGCCTGCACCGCGATCCCGTGCGCGAGCGCGCTGTTGTGCCTGATCTGGTTGACCTCGGCCTGCGGCAGCGTCACGCCCGGCGCATCGATGCCGAGGCCATAGCCGAACTGGACGAAGCGCCCGCTCTCGTTCAGCGTGAATACGTTCTTGACGCGATCGGTCAGGCGCTCGGCGACATAGCCCGCATAGTCACCGAAAATCTTGCAGGTCTCGGTCGAGCGCCAGCCGCCAAAACGGTCCTGGAGCGATTGCGGCAGGTCCCAGTGATAGAGCGTCAGCCACGGCTCGATGCCATTCTTGAGGAGCTCGTCGACGAGGCGGTTGTAGAAGTCGAGCCCCCTAGGGTTCGGCTTGCCGTCGCCATCCGGAAACACCCGCGGCCAGGCCACCGAGAAGCGATAGGCCTTGCAGCCGAGCTCCTTGATGAGCGCGATGTCCTCCTTGTAGCGGTGATAATGCTCAACGGCGCGATCGCCGGTGGTGCCGTCCTCGATCTTGCCGGGGATGCGCACGAACTTGTCCCAGATCGAAGCCCCTCGCCCGTCCACATTGACCGCGCCCTCGACCTGATAGGACGAGGTCGCCGTGCCCCAGACAAAGCCCGCCGGAAAGCCGTCCATGCCTCGCGGCGCCGCCGCCCGCTTGGCCTCGGCGGCCTCCAACGGATTTGCCAGCCCGGCCGCGGACAATCCCGCCAGCGTGGCAAACTGGCGACGCGAGACCTTGTCCGACATTGATGCTGCTCCGAGGGTGATGCTGATGCTGCGGCACAATGGCGCGTCGCAGGCGGTTTGAGAAGACGTGAGGCCGGGATTTGCAGATGCAGAATTGCGGCACACCGACCCACCACAGAATTTACCTCAATTAACCTGCAAAGCTCTCCGTTCTCCAGCAAGTTTTGCGTCGAGCCATGTCGATCAAGCGATGGAGACGGAAGATGAGCGAAGAGACAGACCTCGAGACGACCGGCATTGGACGCCGGGATGTTCTTCTCACGGCCGGAGCCATGCTGGCAGGAATGACGGCAGCCAATCCGGCGGCTGCGAATGCCCAAGGCGCTCCCCGCCCCGCTTCGGTCGCCCGCGATTCCGCGCCGCTCGGCGCGCGGCTGCAAGGCGTCCAGCATTTCGGCGTGACCGTGCAAAACATGAATCGCGCCTTCGAATTCTACACTGAAGTGCTCGGCGGCACCGAGATTTTCCGCGACGGTGACTTCCAGGGTGAACCGATCCACAACACGCTCTTGACCGATCAGGAAATCGAAGCGCGCGAGCGTCATGTCAACCCGCGCACGATCGGGGTTCCCGATCTCAGGGGCGGCACCCAACGCCTGGACGTGCGCTTCGTCCAGTTCGACAACGTCGTGATCGAGCTTCTGCAATATCGCGACGCCGGTCAGCCGTCGGGCAGCGGCGACAGCTTCGCGGAACCTCGCGATCACATGAGCCCGGCGTTTCCGCGCTCCATGCACATCTGTTTCTACGTGAGGGATGACGTCGACTTCAACAAGTTCATCCATGACCTCGAAGCAGAATCGGCGCGCCGCGGCATGACGCAGGTGCGGGCCAATCGTGTGATCACCGTGACGTCCGAGCAGCAACGCCGCGCCGCCCCGATCGAGGCGAACACCAATCGCATCACGCAGGGCCTCTCGGAAGGCTGGGAGCTGATCTACTGCAAGGGTCCCGAGGGAGAACAGCTTGAATTCGTCAAGGCCCTGGGGCCGGTCAAGAAACGCTTCAGTGACGCGCTCGCCGCCCGCCAGCAGCGGGGCTAGAGCAGCACGACGCCTGTTCCTGTGAGCCCCTGCCCTGCAAGACGCATGCGTGCGTACCGGAGGATGATCCCCATGACGTCACGAACACGAATGATCCTGGCCCTCGCCGCTGCTTTACTCGGCGGCGCGGCGCCGGCCGCCACACAGGAGCGCGATGGCGTTCGCTATCGCGCCATTCCCGACGGCGCCTATTCGGTTGTCGCTGAAGTGCGGGCCAAGCCCGGCAAGGAGCGCGCGCTTCGCGAAGCAACGCTGCCGCTCGTCACGCTCGTCCGCAGCGATCCAAAGAACCTCGTCTACTTCTTCCAGGAGGATCGCGAGACGCCGGGACGCTTCATCTTCTATGAGATCTTCGCAACCCGCGACGACTTCGAGGCCCACAACGCCATGCCCTATGTCCAGCAGTGGTTCGGCCGGCTTCCCGAACTGGCGGAAGGTGGCGTCGTGGTCAGGCGGCTGGAAATCCTCGGCCACAACGGCGGTTGATTTCACCGCAAGGCGGCAGCATCGCTTGATGGATCAGGACAAGCGGGCGATCTGCCGCCGCGCGATCGCCTCCCCTCTGGTCTCGTCAAGAATTTCCCGCGCCCGGGCCAGCCCGGGAACGTGCTCCCGGTCGCCGAGACGTCCCAGCAGTTCGCTGAGGACGGCGTGCGCGACCGCCGTTCGTCCGGCGACCAGCTCCAGTTCGGCGAGACCGACGCTGGCATCGCATTCATGGAAATAGATGCCCAGCGAGCGCATCAATTCGATCGCGCCCACGAACAGGTTTCTCGCGGCATCCAGATCGCCCGGCCGATTGCGCGCCATCAGGATCCTTGCGAGGACGGGGTTGTATCGTCCAATGAACCGGCCATCCCGGTCGCCGAGGCATTGTGTCATCGCCTGCTTTGCCGCGGCCTCCGCTCCATCCAGATCACCTAACAAGCGTCGCGTCTCCGCAAGTTCAACCCACAGGATCGGATGAAGCGTCCCTGTCTTCAGGATGAATCCGTCCTGCAGACTACGGGTCAGACTGCGTTCTGCCGCCTCCAGGTCACGGGCTTCCTCGCGGACCAGAAGGGCCTGGAAGACATCAACCAGAACGCGCCATGGACGATAGAAGCTGGAAACAGCCTCGAGCTTCCGCAAATAGAGTCTGACGCGCTCAAAATCGCCGGACGCAAGGTTGGCCCAGATAGCTCCCTGGGCGAGGACAAAATACAGGGTGGTCACGTGGCCCTGGCTTTCCGCCTGGCTGACGGTCGAAGCCAGCAGAGACCGCGCCTGATCGGAATACCCCAGATAATATTTAGCGAGCCCGAGGCCGACCTTGCAGGAGATGATCGAGTCGATACCGCCAAAATAAAGCGAAACCCTTCGCGGAATCGCCGTTCGGTCGTCGAGAAACGCCTCGAACTTCTGCTGTGCCAACCTCATGTCGGAGTCCTCAAAAGCCTGGAAGGCAGACCAGCGCAGGAGAAGTCTCGACATCACGGCATCGTTCGATCTCCTGCATACCGCTGCGAACGCATCGATGTACGGCGAAGCGGGACGCCTGGTCAGGAGCATGTTTTGAACGATGCCGTAGAGCGCTCGCATCTCCAGGAAATCGTTGCGCGCGATTTGCGCTGCGCGCCAGGCGTGTTCGTAGAGGCTCGCGCCTTCGAGGCCCGGCACATAGACCTGCGCCGCCGCGAGCGCGACCAGCACGCGAGATCTCACGGCGGGCCCGACATCGGGGCTGCTGTCGGCAAAGCGCAACGCCAGCTCCAGATGAGGAACGCCTTGCGCGAGTGAGG includes the following:
- a CDS encoding GH1 family beta-glucosidase, yielding MSDKVSRRQFATLAGLSAAGLANPLEAAEAKRAAAPRGMDGFPAGFVWGTATSSYQVEGAVNVDGRGASIWDKFVRIPGKIEDGTTGDRAVEHYHRYKEDIALIKELGCKAYRFSVAWPRVFPDGDGKPNPRGLDFYNRLVDELLKNGIEPWLTLYHWDLPQSLQDRFGGWRSTETCKIFGDYAGYVAERLTDRVKNVFTLNESGRFVQFGYGLGIDAPGVTLPQAEVNQIRHNSALAHGIAVQAVRARGRRGTRVGPAENIDVCVPAIDTPEHVRAAEIALREMNAGYLNVIMTGQYTDAFLKYAGANAPKYTDAELKIISSPVDFLGLNIYAPQNYVVPSDQGAGFMPLPIPKSFPHMSSDWLRIAPETIYWVPKLAAKIWKTDAIYITENGTSSDDVVSPDGKIYDTDRIMYLRNYLAQLQRATAEGVPVRGYFLWSLLDNFEWVFGLGKRFGLYHVNFDTQVRTPKLSASFYRNVIAKNAAGV
- a CDS encoding VOC family protein, with protein sequence MSEETDLETTGIGRRDVLLTAGAMLAGMTAANPAAANAQGAPRPASVARDSAPLGARLQGVQHFGVTVQNMNRAFEFYTEVLGGTEIFRDGDFQGEPIHNTLLTDQEIEARERHVNPRTIGVPDLRGGTQRLDVRFVQFDNVVIELLQYRDAGQPSGSGDSFAEPRDHMSPAFPRSMHICFYVRDDVDFNKFIHDLEAESARRGMTQVRANRVITVTSEQQRRAAPIEANTNRITQGLSEGWELIYCKGPEGEQLEFVKALGPVKKRFSDALAARQQRG
- a CDS encoding putative quinol monooxygenase, which produces MTSRTRMILALAAALLGGAAPAATQERDGVRYRAIPDGAYSVVAEVRAKPGKERALREATLPLVTLVRSDPKNLVYFFQEDRETPGRFIFYEIFATRDDFEAHNAMPYVQQWFGRLPELAEGGVVVRRLEILGHNGG